GGAAGGTCGCGGCGAAGAGCTCGTCGAAGTCCAAGCCGGCGAACGCCGCCGCCCCGAAGAAGGCCCCCGCTTCGAAGGCCGCGCCGAAGGGAAAGGCGCGCACCCCGAAGGCGCCACGCGAGCCGGCGAAGGCCGCCGCGAAGGCGTCGCCGAAAACGGCCGCAGCTCGCTAAACGTTGCGGCCGGTTGTGTGGCCCCGCGAGGGAGCTACTCCTGCGCCACGCGCACCGAGGCCGTCATCGCCACGATCGCCTGACGCGCGTAGCGCTCGACCGCCCGGCGCTCCGCCTCGGTCAGGCCCTCCTCTTCGTCCTCCTCCGCCTCGTCCAGAGACTCGGCGATGTAGTCGGCCGCATAGGCCTGGACGCGGTCGGCGGCCTCTGGCTCGGCGACCTCGAGGGCGCGATACCGGACCTGCCCGAAGCGGTCACCGAACGCGTGGTCGAACATCTCCGCCAGCTCGAAGCAGAGGTACTCGAGGGTCTCCTGCGCCACGCCGGAGAGACCGTCCACGAGCCGCGCCCACTCCGAGAGCTCGGACTGCACGTTGGCGTAGCGATCCTGACGCCGGGTCCGCTCCCGCGGGGGCAGGTCCTCGAGGAGCTGCCAGGTACCCTCCACGATCTCGTAGGGAAGCTCCCGGCCTTCGAGCGAGCCTCTGGGCGGCAGCTCGATCCGCGGCTTGCGAGGCGCTTCGGCCTCCGAGGCCTCGACGGGCGGAGGGCGGACCATCCTGCCGATCTCCTCGGGATCCTTTCCGGCGACGAGGAGGTCCCAGACGCCGAAGAGGTTGCCGTAGAGGCGCATCGCGTCGCCAGGGTCGCCGAAGCGCGGCTCCTTCGCGAAGAGGGCGGGGATCACCTCCGGAGGCTGCCGGCCTTCGGCGATCGCCGCCGCGAAGCGGCTCACGGTGCCCTCCACGCCCACCTCGGCGCCGGCCCTCTCGAGTAGACGACCGAGGACGTCGCTCCCCTCGAAGATCCGCGCGAGCGATGGAGCCCTCGACGTCTCGTGCGCTCCTCCCCCGTCGGGCCGCCCATTGGTCTTTCCGTTTCGCTTCGCCATGTAGGGTTCTCGCTCGTGCCGTCTTCGGGTGTCCGCGCGCCCATCTTTGCCATGGTAGAAGGACGCAAGATAGGAAGGAGTCGCCCGAGATGCCCCGCAGCGGAGACGACGACGGCAACCGCCCCAAGAAGAGCTGGCGCGAGATCGATCGGATGCGCGGCCAGTCGCGCCACACCGGCGGCGAGCGGCCGGACCACTCCCGCGAGCGCCTCGAGCGCTCCCAGGCCTACCGGGAGTACAAATCGAGCCTCGATCGCTTCTTCGAGGGCGGCGCCTCCTCTGCCCCGGAGGGGCTGAGGGGCATCCTCGACCCGACCGGAGCGAAGACCGCGCGCACGAAGGCGATCGAGGCCATCCAGAAGGCCTCCGCGGAGGATCGCAAGAAGTGGGCAGAGCTGGTGACGGCCTTCGTCCAGGACCAGGAGCTCCCGCCGGATCCGTACCTCCTCACCGAGTTCCTCGGCCATCCGAAGGAGGCCGTGGCGGCCAAGGCGCTCGCGCGCCTGGACACGCTGGTCGCCGAAGGCCAGGCGAAGAAGATCCCGCCCTCCCTCGATCAGCAGCTCCGCTCCCTCGAGCTCACGGCCGACGACGACGAGCTCAGGGAGAGCGCCCGCCGCCTGCGCGAGCGGCTGAGATCATGAGAGCTCCAGGCGTCGTCTACCTACACGGGTTCGCCAGCAGCCCGACCTCGGAGAAGGCCCGGTTCTTCCGGGATCGCCTGGCGGAAGAAGGGATCCCTTCCGAGATCCCCGACCTCAACGAAGGCCCCGGCGGGTTCTCCAAGCTGACGCTCACGCGCGCCCTCGAGCAGACGAGGGCGGCGCTCTCGAGGGTGGGCGCGGACGAGCGTGGCGCGATCGTGATCGGCTCGTCGCTCGGGGGCTACCTGGCCGCGCTCACCGCCTCCCGCGACCCGCGGGTCCTTGGGGCGGTGCTCCTCGCCCCGGCCTTCGACCTCCCGGGCCGCTGGAACGCGTGGCTCGGCGACGAGGGCGTGGGGAGGTGGAGGCAGAGCCGAGAGCTCGACGTCCAGCACCACGCCTACGGGCGCATGGAGAAGCTGGGCTTCGGCTTCTACCTCGACGCGATGGGCTATCCGCCCTACCCGCGGCTGGGCTGCCCGGCGCTGATCCTCCACGGCGTCCACGACCGCGAGGTCGGGATCGGCACGTCGAGGAAGTTCGCGGAAGGCGCGAGCGACGTCCGCCTGGTGGAGCTCGACTCCGACCACGGGCTCCTGGACGTGAAGCCGCGGCTCTGGGAGGAGACCACGGCCTTTCTCGGCTCGCTGCAGGGGCGCTGAGAGCTTGTGAAGAATTCACAAGCTCTCGCGAAGCCGAAGGCGGAGCAGACGAAAAGAAGAGCGTTTTCGCGCGGAGCGCGGCTGAAGAAGTCGGGCCCGCTTCTGCGGGCCCGATTTCTTCACACGCTCTGAGAAAAGCTAGCGCTTGGAGCTGCCGCTGTTGGTCCCGTGGGCGACGCTCTGCGGGACCGCCTGCCGCTGCTCCGGGATCAGGTGGTGCATCCGGTCCCGCTTCACCTCGAGGTAGCGGCGGGCGTGCTCGCCCACCGGCACCAGGGAGGGGATCCGCGCCTCGACCCGAACGCCCAGCGTCGACATCGCGTCGACCTTCGCCGGGTTGTTGGTGATGAGCTCGATGGAGCGGATGCCGAGGAACTCGACCATGGCCGCCGCCGCCTCGTACGTCCGCGCGTCGTCGGGGAGCCCGAGGAGGCGGTTCGCGTCGACGGTGTCCGCGCCCTGCGCCTGGAGGGCATAGGCGCGGATCTTGTTCGCGAGGCCGATGCCGCGGCCTT
The Vulgatibacter incomptus DNA segment above includes these coding regions:
- a CDS encoding alpha/beta hydrolase codes for the protein MRAPGVVYLHGFASSPTSEKARFFRDRLAEEGIPSEIPDLNEGPGGFSKLTLTRALEQTRAALSRVGADERGAIVIGSSLGGYLAALTASRDPRVLGAVLLAPAFDLPGRWNAWLGDEGVGRWRQSRELDVQHHAYGRMEKLGFGFYLDAMGYPPYPRLGCPALILHGVHDREVGIGTSRKFAEGASDVRLVELDSDHGLLDVKPRLWEETTAFLGSLQGR
- the ribA gene encoding GTP cyclohydrolase II; this translates as MVQPPDDGLRMVALARADLPTEHGTFEAIVFSMAGDPREHVALVFGKPEAQERVAVRVHSECLTGEAFASLKCDCGAQLDGAMREVARRGVGVVLYLRQEGRGIGLANKIRAYALQAQGADTVDANRLLGLPDDARTYEAAAAMVEFLGIRSIELITNNPAKVDAMSTLGVRVEARIPSLVPVGEHARRYLEVKRDRMHHLIPEQRQAVPQSVAHGTNSGSSKR